The segment CTTATGGTGTAAGTAGTGCCGAAGAGAGGACTTGAACCTCCACGGGGTTAACCCCCACTAGGACCTGAACCTAGCGCGTCTGCCAATTCCGCCACTTCGGCCTGTGTTCTCAGGTGGAAACAGCTATTTATGCCTCGGGATGGTTCTTTTTTCAAGGACCCCAGGGGGCAAAAAATGGTCTGTCTTCCCAGATTTGCCTGAAAAACCAATTCAACCCGTCTAGAACAACGTTCTATGGGAATTTAAACCGCTTTCAGATGGTTCTGCCGAGCCGAAATATTCGCCACCAGGGCTTTAATCAGGGCCACGATATTCTCCTGGCCGTACAGCTTCGGGTCCATGTGAAACAGCGAATGTTCCAGGACATTTTCTAAATCGACACGCCGCAGGTCGCTACGGTTCAGGTACCGCATGTTCCAGTCGGGGAAAATGCGTTCGTCATATTCGCCGAGCTCGACGGTGTTGACCACATCGTGGCGGCTGTCTTTCTCGATGACCTCCATCAGGTCCAAAACAATCTGCCGCTCTCCTTCGAGATACTGAAAGAAGACGCCGTGGTCGTAACACAGGTAGCCTGTAATTTCCAGAGCGGCGTTCTTCGAGGCGGCGTGACGGGCTAATCCTTCGAGATCAAGTTCGGCACTATCGATGGTACTATAACTCGCATAGGCAAGCGCAAACACGTGGAGAATCCCTTTCTTGGTTTCGGCGGTTATCTTATCCGCCGACGGTGTCCCCTTCTGTCCCCATCTTCATGACG is part of the Blastopirellula marina genome and harbors:
- a CDS encoding BLUF domain-containing protein, with translation MFALAYASYSTIDSAELDLEGLARHAASKNAALEITGYLCYDHGVFFQYLEGERQIVLDLMEVIEKDSRHDVVNTVELGEYDERIFPDWNMRYLNRSDLRRVDLENVLEHSLFHMDPKLYGQENIVALIKALVANISARQNHLKAV